One stretch of Rathayibacter festucae DSM 15932 DNA includes these proteins:
- the pyrH gene encoding UMP kinase, whose protein sequence is MTETDAKTTGKRRRVLLKLSGEAFGAGTLGVNPDVISALAREIADAATEVEISVVVGGGNFFRGAELSQRGMDRGRADYMGMLGTVMNALALQDFLEQAGAETRVQSAIAMTQVAEPYIPRRAIRHMEKGRVVIFGAGAGLPYFSTDTVAAQRALETHADVVLVAKNGVDGVYDADPRTNPDAKKLDTLTYQEALQRGLKVVDSTAFSLCMDNGMPMQVFGMEPAGNVARAIRGTRLGTLVSN, encoded by the coding sequence ATGACGGAGACGGATGCGAAGACGACGGGCAAGCGCCGCAGGGTGCTGCTGAAGCTGTCGGGGGAGGCGTTCGGAGCCGGCACTCTCGGGGTGAACCCGGACGTGATCAGCGCCCTGGCGCGCGAGATCGCCGACGCCGCGACCGAGGTCGAGATCTCGGTGGTCGTCGGCGGCGGCAACTTCTTCCGCGGGGCCGAGCTCTCGCAGCGCGGCATGGACCGCGGTCGCGCGGACTACATGGGCATGCTCGGCACGGTGATGAACGCCCTCGCCCTGCAGGACTTCCTCGAGCAGGCCGGTGCGGAGACGCGCGTGCAGTCCGCGATCGCGATGACGCAGGTCGCCGAGCCCTACATCCCCCGCCGGGCGATCCGGCACATGGAGAAGGGCCGCGTCGTGATCTTCGGCGCCGGCGCAGGCCTGCCCTACTTCTCCACCGACACCGTCGCCGCGCAGCGCGCGCTCGAGACGCACGCCGACGTCGTGCTCGTCGCGAAGAACGGCGTCGACGGGGTCTACGACGCCGACCCGCGGACCAACCCGGACGCGAAGAAGCTGGACACACTCACCTACCAGGAGGCGCTGCAGCGCGGTCTCAAGGTCGTCGACTCGACCGCCTTCAGCCTCTGCATGGACAACGGCATGCCGATGCAGGTCTTCGGGATGGAGCCGGCCGGCAACGTCGCGCGGGCCATCCGGGGCACCCGGCTCGGCACGCTCGTCTCCAACTAG
- the tsf gene encoding translation elongation factor Ts translates to MANFSLADVKTLREQLGTGMVDTKNALVEADGDLDKAVEILRLKGAKGNAKRADRSTSEGLVAAAEKDGVATLIELACETDFVAKGTKFIALSEGVLDAVVAAGATTVEEALAAPAGDKTVADLINDEAAILGEKVELRRVATVSGEHFAVYLHKTNKDLPPQVGVVLGYSGDDAETARSIAQHISFANPSYLSREDVPQSEVDNERRIVEEISRGEGKPEAALPKIIEGRVNAYFKQVALLDQDYAKDNKLSISKVVADAGLTVSGFARFKVGA, encoded by the coding sequence ATGGCTAATTTCAGCCTCGCTGACGTCAAGACGCTGCGCGAGCAGCTCGGAACCGGCATGGTCGACACCAAGAACGCGCTCGTCGAGGCCGACGGCGACCTGGACAAGGCGGTCGAGATCCTCCGCCTCAAGGGCGCCAAGGGCAACGCGAAGCGCGCTGACCGCTCCACGAGCGAGGGCCTCGTCGCCGCCGCCGAGAAGGACGGCGTCGCCACCCTGATCGAGCTCGCCTGCGAGACCGACTTCGTCGCCAAGGGCACCAAGTTCATCGCCCTGTCCGAGGGCGTGCTGGACGCGGTCGTCGCCGCCGGCGCCACCACCGTCGAGGAGGCCCTCGCGGCCCCCGCCGGCGACAAGACCGTCGCCGACCTCATCAACGACGAGGCCGCGATCCTCGGCGAGAAGGTCGAGCTCCGCCGCGTCGCCACCGTCTCCGGCGAGCACTTCGCCGTCTACCTGCACAAGACCAACAAGGACCTGCCCCCGCAGGTCGGCGTGGTCCTGGGCTACTCGGGAGACGACGCGGAGACCGCGCGCTCGATCGCGCAGCACATCTCGTTCGCCAACCCCTCGTACCTGTCGCGCGAGGACGTGCCGCAGTCGGAGGTCGACAACGAGCGCCGCATCGTCGAGGAGATCTCGCGCGGCGAGGGCAAGCCCGAGGCTGCCCTGCCGAAGATCATCGAGGGGCGCGTCAACGCGTACTTCAAGCAGGTCGCGCTGCTCGACCAGGACTACGCCAAGGACAACAAGCTGTCCATCAGCAAGGTCGTGGCGGACGCCGGTCTGACCGTGTCGGGCTTCGCCCGCTTCAAGGTCGGCGCGTAG
- a CDS encoding tyrosine recombinase XerC, which yields MADTPPAGLPPRGEPLAAAVEDFLRYVLDERSLSPATARGYRADLSTLIDFAASRKQPMLAQLDLELLRDWLWHESQTGVARATLARRTAAVRSFSSWAQRSERLPIDVAARLRTPKGGRPLPRVLTEPQTEHLIDVVAARGATEDPVALRDLAIVELLYASGIRVSELVAIDVGDLDLSRLTVLVTGKGSKQRVVPFGVPAKEALITYLEKARPQLLPDAETSATGTSTPALLLGRRGARLTPRTVYGVVARLLDGGQGSGPSGPHTLRHTAATHLLDGGADLRAVQELLGHASLGTTQIYTHVSSERIREAYRLAHPRA from the coding sequence ATGGCTGACACTCCTCCCGCAGGCCTGCCCCCGCGTGGCGAGCCGCTCGCGGCGGCCGTCGAGGACTTCCTCCGCTACGTCCTCGACGAGCGCTCCCTCTCACCCGCCACGGCCCGCGGCTACCGCGCCGATCTCTCCACCCTCATCGATTTCGCCGCCAGCAGGAAGCAGCCGATGCTCGCCCAGCTCGACCTCGAGCTGCTGCGCGACTGGCTCTGGCACGAGTCGCAGACCGGCGTCGCCCGCGCGACGCTCGCCCGGCGGACCGCGGCCGTCCGCTCCTTCTCGTCCTGGGCGCAGCGCTCCGAGCGCCTGCCGATCGACGTCGCCGCGCGCCTGCGCACCCCGAAGGGCGGGCGCCCGCTGCCGCGCGTGCTCACCGAGCCGCAGACCGAGCACCTGATCGACGTGGTCGCGGCGCGCGGGGCGACCGAGGACCCGGTGGCTTTGCGCGACCTGGCGATCGTCGAGCTGCTCTACGCGTCCGGCATCCGCGTCTCCGAGCTCGTCGCGATCGACGTCGGCGACCTCGACCTGAGCCGGCTCACCGTGCTCGTCACCGGCAAGGGGAGCAAGCAGCGCGTCGTGCCGTTCGGTGTGCCCGCGAAGGAGGCGCTCATCACCTACCTGGAGAAGGCCCGCCCCCAGCTGCTCCCGGACGCGGAGACCAGCGCGACCGGAACGAGCACCCCGGCCCTCCTGCTCGGCCGACGCGGCGCCCGCCTCACCCCGCGCACCGTCTACGGCGTCGTCGCCCGGCTCCTCGACGGCGGCCAGGGCTCCGGCCCGTCCGGCCCGCACACCCTCCGGCACACCGCGGCGACGCACCTGCTCGACGGGGGAGCGGACCTCCGCGCCGTCCAGGAGCTGCTCGGCCACGCGAGCCTCGGCACCACGCAGATCTACACCCACGTCTCGTCCGAGCGGATCCGCGAGGCCTACCGCCTCGCCCACCCGCGCGCCTGA
- the rpsB gene encoding 30S ribosomal protein S2, with translation MAVVTMRQLLDSGVHFGHQTRRWNPKMKRFILTERSGSYIIDLQQSLAYIDKTYDFVKETVAHGGTILFVGTKKQAQNAISEQATRVGQPYVNQRWLGGLLTNFQTVSKRLARMKELEELDFDDTSKSGFTKKELLIKKRELDKLHKSLGGIRNLSKTPSALWVVDTKKEHLAIDEAKKLGIPVIGILDTNCDPDEVQYPIPGNDDAIRSVSLLTRIVADAAAEGLIQRHQKPEAEGNVSAVEPLAEWEKELLTTSDDSAASTDAAATDAPASDVQEPAEQAGAETEKVADAELATADEAVAEAEAPAEADSTTESATDETPASV, from the coding sequence ATGGCAGTCGTCACCATGCGCCAGCTGCTCGACAGCGGCGTCCACTTCGGGCACCAGACCCGCCGCTGGAACCCGAAGATGAAGCGCTTCATCCTGACCGAGCGCTCGGGCAGCTACATCATCGACCTCCAGCAGTCGCTGGCCTACATCGACAAGACCTACGACTTCGTCAAGGAGACGGTCGCCCACGGCGGCACCATCCTCTTCGTCGGCACGAAGAAGCAGGCGCAGAACGCGATCTCCGAGCAGGCGACCCGCGTCGGCCAGCCCTACGTCAACCAGCGCTGGCTCGGTGGCCTCCTCACCAACTTCCAGACGGTCTCCAAGCGCCTCGCGCGCATGAAGGAGCTAGAGGAGCTCGACTTCGACGACACGTCGAAGAGCGGCTTCACGAAGAAGGAGCTCCTCATCAAGAAGCGGGAGCTCGACAAGCTGCACAAGTCGCTCGGCGGCATCCGCAACCTCTCGAAGACGCCGTCGGCCCTGTGGGTCGTCGACACCAAGAAGGAGCACCTCGCGATCGACGAGGCCAAGAAGCTGGGCATCCCGGTCATCGGCATCCTCGACACGAACTGCGACCCGGACGAGGTCCAGTACCCGATCCCGGGCAACGACGACGCGATCCGCTCGGTGAGCCTGCTCACCCGCATCGTCGCCGACGCCGCCGCCGAGGGCCTCATCCAGCGTCACCAGAAGCCCGAGGCCGAGGGCAACGTCTCCGCCGTCGAGCCGCTGGCCGAGTGGGAGAAGGAGCTGCTCACCACGAGCGACGACTCCGCCGCCTCGACCGACGCCGCCGCGACCGACGCCCCGGCGTCCGACGTCCAGGAGCCCGCCGAGCAGGCCGGTGCCGAGACCGAGAAGGTCGCCGACGCCGAGCTCGCGACCGCCGACGAGGCCGTCGCCGAGGCCGAGGCGCCCGCCGAGGCCGACTCGACCACCGAGTCCGCGACCGACGAGACCCCCGCGTCCGTCTGA
- a CDS encoding phosphatidate cytidylyltransferase: MVTRDALRARAQQGRADVERQLEATRAQLEATNERLTARSGRNLVSATVIGLIGGGAMVVSLLVVKELFMVLAGALVLLAALELSNALRHAGRDIPRIPTGVVAVVAVPAAYYGGMQAAWFAVLGGSALVALWRLGEQLFRRTRSTGRELLLDVGLGAFVQIYVTFLGAFAIRLVAEEGGQLWALSFLILVIVVDTGAYASGLTWGKHPMAPRISPKKTWEGFAGAAVAGVVVGVLLALLLLGQPWWVGAVFGAVVLLTATLGDLAESLIKRDIGIKDMSSWLPGHGGFLDRLDSILPSAAAAYVLYFVFAH, from the coding sequence ATGGTCACGCGCGACGCCCTGCGCGCGCGGGCCCAGCAGGGCCGGGCCGACGTCGAGCGACAGCTCGAGGCGACCCGCGCCCAGCTCGAGGCGACCAACGAGCGCCTCACCGCGCGCTCGGGCCGGAACCTTGTCTCCGCGACCGTCATCGGCCTCATCGGCGGCGGCGCGATGGTGGTCAGCCTGCTGGTCGTCAAAGAGCTCTTCATGGTGCTGGCCGGCGCCCTCGTGCTGCTGGCGGCGCTCGAGCTGTCGAACGCGCTGCGGCACGCCGGGCGCGACATCCCGCGCATCCCCACCGGTGTCGTCGCCGTCGTCGCGGTCCCCGCGGCGTACTACGGCGGGATGCAGGCCGCGTGGTTCGCCGTGCTCGGCGGCTCTGCGCTGGTCGCCCTGTGGCGGCTGGGGGAGCAGCTCTTCCGCCGGACGAGGTCGACCGGTCGCGAGCTCCTGCTCGACGTCGGACTCGGCGCGTTCGTGCAGATCTACGTCACGTTCCTCGGCGCCTTCGCGATCCGCCTCGTCGCGGAGGAGGGCGGTCAGCTCTGGGCGCTGTCCTTCCTGATCCTCGTGATCGTCGTCGACACCGGCGCCTACGCCAGCGGTCTCACCTGGGGCAAGCACCCGATGGCACCGCGGATCAGCCCGAAGAAGACCTGGGAGGGCTTCGCGGGAGCGGCGGTCGCGGGCGTCGTCGTCGGCGTGCTCCTCGCGCTCCTGCTGCTCGGGCAGCCCTGGTGGGTCGGCGCCGTGTTCGGCGCGGTCGTCCTGCTGACGGCGACGCTGGGCGATCTCGCCGAGTCGCTGATCAAGCGCGACATCGGCATCAAGGACATGAGCTCGTGGCTGCCGGGCCACGGCGGCTTCCTCGACCGGCTCGACTCGATCCTCCCGTCGGCCGCCGCGGCCTACGTGCTCTACTTCGTCTTCGCGCACTGA
- a CDS encoding cation:proton antiporter: MDYALLGVVGIITVVTVARFSSRLGVAAPLLLVVIGIGASYLPGVPEIEVEPELILAGVLPPLLYSAAIQVPLADFRRNLRSIFGLSVLLVVVTALVVGFFLYMLLPDLSLPAAIALGAVVSPTDAVAATSIGKKLGLPPRLVTVLEGESLVNDASALVLLRAATAATAVVGASVSSDAIDIGEVGVLFVYSVVMAVVLGLVMGVLTVFVRSKLRDPVLDTAVSFAVPFLAYIPAEELGASGVLAVVVTGIYTGHNSARFLSPQSRISERVNWRTAQFLLENGVFLLMGAEIKAIVGDIEPGGVGVDTAVLLGLATVVILIVLRTLFVWPLLLWLRGSGRRAERINRRLAVGVMRLRNSASSDERFVRRQQRAERLYQRRETDLAATTSEAFGWRGGVILSWSGMRGVVTLAAAQSLPQETPYRSQLILIAFTVAVVTLLLQGATLPALIRVTGIQGSDGDADRRELATLLDEVASTGIQALPEAVEDLPAGSVGERVLERVRRDTLTRSQVAWEQVEREADGPLGPQGQYLHLRRAVLSAEREALLEARGRGVYSSRILRRAQLMLDAEETRLEMDDSSH, translated from the coding sequence GTGGACTACGCGCTGCTCGGGGTCGTCGGGATCATCACCGTCGTCACCGTCGCGCGCTTCTCGAGCAGGCTCGGGGTCGCGGCACCACTGCTGCTCGTCGTCATCGGCATCGGCGCGTCCTACCTCCCCGGCGTCCCGGAGATCGAGGTCGAGCCGGAGCTGATCCTCGCCGGGGTGCTGCCACCGCTGCTGTACTCCGCGGCGATCCAGGTGCCGCTCGCCGACTTCCGGCGGAATCTGCGCTCGATCTTCGGGCTGTCGGTGCTGCTCGTCGTCGTCACGGCGCTCGTCGTCGGCTTCTTCCTCTACATGCTGCTGCCGGACCTCAGCCTCCCGGCCGCCATCGCACTCGGCGCGGTGGTCAGTCCGACCGATGCGGTCGCGGCCACCTCGATCGGCAAGAAGCTCGGCCTGCCGCCGCGGCTGGTGACCGTGCTCGAGGGCGAGAGCCTCGTCAACGACGCGTCGGCGCTCGTGCTGCTGCGCGCGGCCACGGCCGCGACCGCGGTGGTGGGCGCCTCCGTCTCGAGCGACGCCATCGACATCGGCGAGGTCGGCGTGCTCTTCGTGTACTCGGTCGTGATGGCCGTCGTCCTCGGGCTGGTGATGGGCGTGCTGACCGTCTTCGTGCGCTCGAAGCTGCGCGACCCGGTGCTCGACACCGCGGTCTCGTTCGCGGTGCCCTTCCTCGCCTACATCCCGGCGGAGGAGCTCGGTGCCTCGGGTGTCCTCGCCGTCGTCGTCACCGGCATCTACACCGGGCACAACAGCGCGCGGTTCCTCAGCCCGCAGTCGCGGATCAGCGAGCGGGTCAACTGGCGGACGGCGCAGTTCCTGCTCGAGAACGGCGTGTTCCTCCTGATGGGCGCCGAGATCAAGGCGATCGTCGGCGACATCGAGCCGGGCGGCGTCGGCGTCGACACCGCGGTCCTCCTCGGGCTCGCGACGGTCGTGATCCTGATCGTGCTGCGCACCCTCTTCGTCTGGCCGCTGCTGCTCTGGCTGCGCGGCTCGGGCCGGCGGGCGGAGCGGATCAACCGCCGGCTCGCGGTCGGGGTGATGCGCCTGCGCAACAGCGCCAGCAGCGACGAGCGGTTCGTCCGCCGGCAGCAGCGCGCGGAGCGGCTGTACCAGCGGCGGGAGACCGACCTCGCGGCGACGACGAGCGAGGCGTTCGGCTGGCGGGGCGGCGTCATCCTCTCCTGGTCCGGGATGCGCGGCGTGGTCACGCTCGCGGCCGCGCAGTCCCTGCCGCAGGAGACGCCCTACCGCTCGCAGCTCATCCTGATCGCCTTCACCGTGGCCGTGGTCACCCTGCTGCTGCAGGGCGCGACGCTGCCGGCGCTCATCCGGGTCACGGGCATCCAGGGGAGCGACGGCGATGCCGACCGCCGCGAGCTGGCCACGCTGCTCGACGAGGTCGCCTCGACCGGCATCCAGGCGCTGCCGGAGGCGGTCGAGGACCTGCCGGCCGGCAGTGTCGGCGAACGGGTGCTGGAGCGGGTCCGCCGCGACACGCTGACCCGCTCGCAGGTCGCGTGGGAGCAGGTGGAGCGCGAGGCCGACGGCCCGCTGGGCCCGCAGGGGCAGTACCTGCACCTGCGGCGGGCGGTGCTCAGCGCCGAGCGCGAGGCGCTGCTGGAGGCGCGCGGTCGCGGGGTCTACTCCTCGCGGATCCTGCGGCGGGCGCAGCTGATGCTCGACGCCGAGGAGACGCGGCTCGAGATGGACGACTCCTCGCACTGA
- a CDS encoding lytic transglycosylase domain-containing protein gives MHQRTSVAQPPVSRSSVETSKRPAARRSRTRLPLAFLAFAASIGFVAVSAVDPSSGAVASPFYQAPERFNGDPAQRLVVAEAAVERTVQRDTFDAQAKPTPTPTPTPTPTPTKSKQAVVEDDDEEESAAAAPVARSAAPDPGSAKALAYDQIVQRGWADSEYDCLVLLWNRESGWNVYAENKSSGAYGIPQALPGSKMATVGGDWQTNANTQITWGLGYISGRYGSPCGAWAHSESVGWY, from the coding sequence ATGCATCAGAGAACGTCCGTCGCGCAGCCACCCGTCTCCCGATCCTCGGTCGAGACCTCGAAGCGCCCGGCGGCCCGTCGGTCCCGGACCCGTCTCCCGCTGGCGTTCCTCGCCTTCGCCGCCTCCATTGGCTTCGTCGCCGTCAGCGCGGTCGACCCGTCCAGCGGCGCCGTCGCGTCGCCCTTCTATCAGGCCCCGGAGCGCTTCAACGGCGACCCGGCCCAGCGCCTCGTCGTCGCCGAGGCGGCGGTCGAGCGCACCGTCCAGCGCGACACCTTCGACGCGCAGGCCAAGCCGACCCCCACGCCGACTCCGACGCCGACCCCCACTCCGACGAAGTCGAAGCAGGCCGTCGTCGAGGACGACGACGAGGAGGAGTCGGCCGCCGCGGCGCCCGTCGCCCGCTCCGCCGCCCCGGACCCCGGCTCGGCGAAGGCCCTCGCCTACGACCAGATCGTGCAGCGCGGCTGGGCCGACAGCGAGTACGACTGCCTCGTGCTGCTGTGGAACCGCGAGTCCGGCTGGAACGTCTACGCCGAGAACAAGTCCAGCGGTGCCTACGGCATCCCGCAGGCGCTCCCCGGCAGCAAGATGGCGACCGTCGGGGGCGACTGGCAGACCAACGCCAACACCCAGATCACCTGGGGCCTCGGCTACATCTCCGGTCGCTACGGCTCGCCGTGCGGCGCTTGGGCGCACTCAGAGAGCGTCGGCTGGTACTGA
- the frr gene encoding ribosome recycling factor, whose amino-acid sequence MISDVLADATVKMDKAVGVAKEDFSTVRTGRANPGLFQKVLVSYYGTPTPLSQLASLQNIEARTLLVTPYDKGALRDIEQAIRDMPNLGANPTNDGSVIRINLPELTAERRKEFVKIVRTKAEDAKIAVRNIRRSAKSDLDALKGDIGDDELSRGEKELEALTKQHVDAIDEALKRKESELLEV is encoded by the coding sequence GTGATCTCGGATGTACTCGCCGACGCGACCGTCAAGATGGACAAGGCCGTCGGAGTCGCCAAGGAGGACTTCTCCACGGTGCGCACCGGTCGGGCCAACCCCGGCCTGTTCCAGAAGGTGCTGGTGAGCTACTACGGCACGCCCACCCCGCTCTCGCAGCTCGCATCGCTGCAGAACATCGAGGCGCGCACGCTGCTGGTCACCCCGTACGACAAGGGCGCCCTGCGCGACATCGAGCAGGCCATCCGGGACATGCCGAACCTCGGCGCCAACCCGACGAACGACGGCTCGGTCATCCGGATCAACCTCCCCGAGCTTACCGCCGAGCGCCGCAAGGAGTTCGTGAAGATCGTGCGCACCAAGGCGGAGGACGCGAAGATCGCCGTCCGCAACATCCGCCGCAGCGCGAAGAGCGACCTCGACGCGCTCAAGGGCGACATCGGCGACGACGAGCTCTCGCGCGGCGAGAAGGAGCTCGAGGCCCTGACCAAGCAGCACGTGGACGCCATCGACGAGGCGCTCAAGCGCAAGGAATCCGAACTGCTCGAGGTGTAG
- a CDS encoding DivIVA domain-containing protein: MNAPFPRARESRPGYDTDEVDSFLASARDAYAQLSGGPADLRAVDLRHTAFSLKKGGYSAPHVDAALERLEDAFAVRERQYAIASQGEEAWLRNARETAQEIVNRLARPARERFTRAGVLTTGYNIRQVDAFSDRVSGYFRDGSVLTVDDVRTVSFAPQRGGYSEPQVDLVLDAVVDVMLAVR, from the coding sequence ATGAACGCTCCCTTCCCCCGCGCCCGCGAGTCCCGGCCCGGCTACGACACGGACGAGGTCGACTCCTTCCTCGCCTCGGCCAGGGACGCCTACGCCCAGCTCTCGGGTGGTCCGGCCGACCTGCGCGCGGTGGATCTGCGGCACACCGCCTTCTCGCTGAAGAAGGGCGGCTACTCGGCGCCGCACGTCGACGCCGCGCTGGAGCGCCTCGAGGACGCCTTCGCGGTGCGCGAGCGCCAGTACGCGATCGCGTCGCAGGGCGAGGAGGCCTGGCTCCGGAACGCCCGCGAGACCGCGCAGGAGATCGTGAACCGCCTGGCGCGGCCTGCGCGTGAGCGCTTCACCCGCGCCGGCGTGCTGACCACCGGCTACAACATCCGCCAGGTCGACGCCTTCTCGGACCGCGTCTCCGGCTACTTCCGGGACGGCTCCGTGCTGACCGTCGACGACGTGCGGACGGTGTCGTTCGCCCCGCAGCGCGGCGGCTACTCCGAGCCGCAGGTGGACCTCGTGCTCGACGCCGTGGTCGACGTGATGCTGGCGGTGCGCTGA
- a CDS encoding alpha/beta hydrolase, protein MTHEIRGGVVLPARREDVELHTADGLTLVGELALPLEGEPVATLVTLHPLPTHGGFMDSHILRKAAARLPALAGVAVLRFNTRGTSSPRGTSEGAFDGGTAERADVAAAMALVAERGLPHPWLVGWSFGTELALKWGREHPVEGAILLSPPLHRATAEEVAAWGEDGRPLVALIPEFDDYLRPEAAAERFASVPQLELVAVEGGKHLWVGEAQTRRVLDEIVRVVAPASSPLPTEWAGELG, encoded by the coding sequence ATGACGCACGAGATCCGCGGAGGCGTCGTCCTCCCCGCCCGCCGCGAGGACGTGGAGCTGCACACCGCCGACGGGCTGACCCTGGTCGGCGAGCTGGCCCTGCCGCTCGAGGGCGAGCCGGTGGCCACGCTGGTCACCCTGCACCCGCTGCCGACGCACGGCGGCTTCATGGACTCGCACATCCTGAGGAAGGCCGCCGCGCGGCTGCCCGCGCTGGCCGGGGTGGCGGTGCTCCGCTTCAACACCCGCGGTACGAGCTCGCCGCGCGGGACGAGCGAGGGCGCCTTCGACGGCGGCACCGCCGAGCGGGCCGACGTCGCGGCGGCGATGGCGCTGGTGGCCGAGCGCGGGCTGCCGCACCCCTGGCTGGTCGGCTGGTCGTTCGGCACCGAGCTGGCGCTGAAGTGGGGCAGGGAGCACCCGGTCGAGGGTGCGATCCTGCTCTCGCCGCCGCTGCACCGGGCGACGGCCGAGGAGGTCGCGGCCTGGGGCGAGGACGGGCGACCGCTGGTCGCGCTCATCCCGGAGTTCGACGACTACCTGCGGCCGGAGGCCGCCGCCGAGCGGTTCGCCTCGGTCCCGCAGCTCGAGCTGGTCGCCGTCGAGGGCGGCAAGCACCTCTGGGTCGGCGAGGCGCAGACGCGCCGCGTGCTCGACGAGATCGTGCGGGTGGTGGCGCCGGCGTCGTCGCCGCTGCCGACGGAGTGGGCGGGCGAGCTCGGCTGA
- a CDS encoding sugar porter family MFS transporter, with product MTSGRSDTIPNPSAAKLKRKVIGLAIAAAVGGFLFGFDSSVVNGAVEAVQGEFELSAALIGFAVASALLGCAVGAYLAGRLADRWGRIKVMLLGAGLFFISSIGAGAAFAVWDLVLWRVVGGLGIGIASVIAPTYISEIAPKAIRGALASLQQLAITLGIFAALLSDTVIAEGAGGASEPYWFGVAAWRWMFIACAVPAVIYGLLALTLPESPRYLATRGRSQDARKVLATVTPRDEVDEALADIQKKIDEDAENAQRSSLRGPALGLLPVVWVGILLSVFQQFVGINVIFYYSTSLWSAVGFDESNSFAISVFTSVVNVVVTFVAIFLVDKVGRKPLLLVGSAGMAISLGLMALAFSQSTISGEDVSLPGAWGPIALVSANAFVVFFGATWGPLVWVLLGEIFPNRIRAAALGLAASAQWIANFAITVTFPILSQDVSLTLAYGLYAAFALISFFFVFLFVPETKGRSLEEMDTLHIRTVMKSARK from the coding sequence ATGACCAGCGGACGATCTGACACCATCCCGAACCCCTCGGCGGCGAAACTGAAGAGGAAGGTGATCGGTCTCGCCATCGCGGCGGCGGTCGGCGGCTTCCTCTTCGGCTTCGACTCGTCCGTGGTCAACGGAGCCGTCGAGGCGGTGCAGGGCGAGTTCGAGCTGTCGGCCGCGCTGATCGGCTTCGCCGTCGCGTCGGCCCTCCTCGGCTGCGCGGTCGGCGCCTATCTCGCCGGTCGCCTCGCGGACCGCTGGGGCCGCATCAAGGTCATGCTGCTCGGCGCAGGCCTCTTCTTCATCTCCTCGATCGGCGCGGGCGCGGCCTTCGCCGTCTGGGACCTCGTCCTCTGGCGCGTCGTCGGCGGCCTGGGCATCGGCATCGCCTCGGTGATCGCCCCCACCTACATCTCCGAGATCGCGCCCAAGGCGATCCGCGGGGCGCTCGCGTCGCTGCAGCAGCTTGCGATCACGCTCGGCATCTTCGCCGCGCTGCTCTCGGACACCGTCATCGCCGAGGGCGCGGGCGGCGCGTCCGAGCCGTACTGGTTCGGTGTCGCGGCCTGGCGCTGGATGTTCATCGCCTGCGCCGTGCCCGCCGTGATCTACGGCCTGCTCGCCCTGACGCTGCCGGAGTCGCCGCGCTACCTGGCCACCCGGGGCCGCTCGCAGGACGCGCGCAAGGTCCTCGCGACGGTCACCCCGCGCGACGAGGTGGACGAGGCGCTGGCCGACATCCAGAAGAAGATCGACGAGGACGCCGAGAACGCCCAGCGCTCCAGCCTGCGCGGACCGGCGCTCGGCCTGCTGCCGGTCGTCTGGGTCGGCATCCTGCTCTCGGTGTTCCAGCAGTTCGTCGGCATCAACGTGATCTTCTACTACTCGACCTCGCTCTGGAGCGCGGTCGGCTTCGACGAGTCGAACTCGTTTGCCATCTCGGTCTTCACCTCGGTCGTGAACGTCGTGGTCACCTTCGTCGCGATCTTCCTGGTCGACAAGGTCGGCCGGAAGCCGCTGCTGCTCGTCGGCTCCGCCGGCATGGCGATCTCGCTCGGTTTGATGGCGCTCGCGTTCAGCCAGTCGACCATCAGCGGCGAGGACGTCTCTCTGCCCGGTGCCTGGGGCCCGATCGCCCTCGTGTCGGCCAACGCCTTCGTCGTCTTCTTCGGCGCGACCTGGGGCCCGCTGGTCTGGGTGCTGCTCGGCGAGATCTTCCCGAACCGGATCCGCGCCGCCGCCCTGGGCCTCGCCGCCTCGGCGCAGTGGATCGCCAACTTCGCGATCACCGTGACGTTCCCGATCCTGTCGCAGGACGTCTCGCTGACCCTCGCCTACGGCCTGTACGCAGCGTTCGCGCTGATCTCGTTCTTCTTCGTCTTCCTGTTCGTGCCCGAGACCAAGGGCCGCTCGCTGGAGGAGATGGACACCCTGCACATCCGCACCGTGATGAAGTCGGCGCGCAAGTAG